A region from the Candidatus Omnitrophota bacterium genome encodes:
- a CDS encoding PhoH family protein: LRPLYDALYEMMEFDMVQRYINRGIIEVAPLAFMRGRTLNDAFIILDEAQNTTNEQMKMFLTRLGFDSKAVITGDVTQIDLPSDKPSGLIQAEQLLSNIPGINISFFSGQDVVRHELVQSIIQAYEQNNHKK; the protein is encoded by the coding sequence ACCTTCGACCTCTCTATGATGCGCTGTATGAGATGATGGAATTCGATATGGTCCAGCGATACATCAACCGCGGCATTATTGAGGTGGCTCCGCTGGCCTTTATGCGTGGCCGAACGCTTAACGACGCCTTTATTATTCTCGATGAGGCGCAAAACACCACGAATGAACAAATGAAGATGTTCCTCACCCGGCTTGGCTTTGACTCCAAGGCGGTCATCACCGGCGATGTCACACAGATTGACTTGCCCAGCGATAAACCATCCGGCCTCATTCAAGCCGAGCAATTGCTCTCCAATATTCCCGGGATCAACATCTCGTTCTTCAGCGGCCAGGATGTCGTGCGCCATGAGCTGGTCCAGTCGATCATCCAGGCGTACGAGCAGAACAATCATAAGAAGTGA
- the ybeY gene encoding rRNA maturation RNase YbeY codes for MLKIVTPGVLEVTFLSPQRMRAVNRKALHHDCVTDVISFRYQDEPVAGEIFVAPSEAHRYAKEHGIPYEQELARYVLHGLLHWLGHDDRTPAQQRTMRMMEDRLLTRCDGNSHG; via the coding sequence ATGTTGAAGATCGTAACGCCGGGGGTGCTCGAGGTGACGTTCCTCAGCCCGCAGCGGATGCGCGCGGTGAACCGAAAAGCGCTGCACCACGACTGCGTGACCGACGTGATCAGTTTTCGGTATCAGGATGAGCCGGTGGCCGGAGAAATCTTCGTCGCCCCTTCCGAGGCGCATCGGTATGCCAAGGAGCACGGCATTCCGTATGAGCAGGAACTCGCGCGGTATGTGCTCCATGGCTTGCTGCATTGGCTTGGACATGATGACCGCACGCCCGCTCAACAGCGAACGATGCGAATGATGGAAGACCGATTGCTCACCCGGTGCGATGGGAATTCACACGGCTGA
- a CDS encoding glycine--tRNA ligase subunit alpha encodes MQLQQLIRTLDTFWEQRGCVIVQPYDMEMGAGTFHPATFFGALGPQPWRAAYVQPSRRPTDGRYGENPLRMQRYYQYQVILKPTPDNVQQLYLESLRRCGIKLEDHDVRFVQDDWESPTLGAWGLGWEVWMDSLEVTQFTYFQQIGGLDLDHISCEITYGLERIAMYAQKTADVYQLAYGPGKSYGELHLALEKEHSDYNFNHADIELHRLWFDSYEKDAKRLLAEKLVLPAYEQLLHCSHTFNMLDARGAISQSDRPRFVLRIRTLAKRCAELYLERQNAKIEAR; translated from the coding sequence ATGCAGCTACAACAGTTGATTCGGACGTTGGATACGTTTTGGGAGCAGCGCGGATGCGTGATCGTGCAGCCATATGACATGGAGATGGGGGCAGGGACGTTTCATCCGGCGACGTTCTTCGGGGCACTCGGGCCTCAGCCGTGGCGCGCGGCGTATGTGCAGCCCTCACGGCGTCCTACCGACGGACGCTATGGGGAGAATCCGCTGCGCATGCAGCGCTACTACCAGTATCAGGTGATCCTCAAGCCGACACCGGATAACGTGCAGCAGCTGTATCTTGAGAGCCTTCGCCGCTGCGGGATCAAGCTGGAAGATCATGATGTGCGCTTTGTCCAAGATGACTGGGAATCGCCGACGCTGGGTGCGTGGGGCTTAGGCTGGGAAGTCTGGATGGATAGCTTAGAAGTCACGCAGTTTACCTACTTCCAACAAATCGGCGGTTTGGATCTGGATCACATCTCCTGCGAGATCACGTATGGGCTGGAGCGCATCGCGATGTATGCGCAAAAGACGGCGGATGTGTATCAGCTCGCCTACGGCCCGGGCAAAAGTTACGGCGAGTTGCATCTTGCGTTAGAAAAAGAACACTCCGACTACAACTTCAATCACGCCGATATCGAGCTGCACCGGTTGTGGTTTGATAGCTACGAGAAAGATGCGAAGCGGCTCCTCGCGGAGAAGCTCGTGCTGCCGGCGTACGAGCAGTTGCTGCACTGCAGCCATACGTTCAACATGCTCGATGCCCGCGGGGCCATCAGCCAGTCCGACCGTCCTCGTTTCGTGCTTCGCATCCGAACCTTAGCCAAGCGCTGTGCAGAACTCTATTTGGAACGTCAAAATGCCAAAATTGAAGCACGCTAA
- the recO gene encoding DNA repair protein RecO — translation MGIHTADAIVLRRYPFRETSVTLSCLTDQFGKLKGLVKGLRAQPNRYRSAMEPMTINRIVFYDTRTSQLHLISQCELLSPLTELQRDLDTTRLAALFLELADTVTPLEHPEPALYSLLKHSLEHLALGVGQPEGLRLHFIVRLLKLAGFHPQLTECASCQTSVSSGGFWSAREGGFLCPRCLYHDPRAEAVTPELLGVLTTLSEADQPPLLDPLLMPALNTRIDDFLRWRLDRPLKTLVSP, via the coding sequence ATGGGAATTCACACGGCTGACGCCATTGTCCTTCGGCGCTATCCGTTCCGAGAGACGAGTGTCACTTTAAGTTGCTTGACGGATCAATTCGGCAAACTCAAAGGGCTCGTCAAAGGGCTGCGCGCGCAGCCGAATCGGTATCGTAGCGCAATGGAGCCGATGACGATTAACCGCATCGTCTTCTATGACACGCGCACGAGCCAGCTCCACTTGATCAGCCAGTGCGAGCTGCTTTCACCACTCACAGAGCTGCAGCGCGATTTGGACACGACGCGGTTAGCCGCACTCTTTCTGGAGCTCGCAGATACGGTGACACCGCTTGAGCATCCAGAGCCGGCTCTATATTCCTTGCTGAAACATTCGCTGGAGCATTTGGCCCTCGGGGTGGGACAGCCGGAGGGCCTCCGTCTTCATTTTATCGTGCGGCTCTTGAAGCTGGCCGGGTTTCATCCGCAATTGACCGAGTGCGCGAGCTGCCAGACGTCGGTCTCCTCCGGAGGGTTTTGGAGCGCTCGGGAAGGCGGCTTCCTATGTCCCCGGTGCTTGTATCATGATCCGCGGGCCGAGGCAGTGACGCCAGAACTCTTGGGCGTGCTGACGACATTGTCCGAGGCTGATCAGCCCCCACTGCTGGATCCACTGTTGATGCCAGCACTCAACACCCGCATCGACGACTTCCTCCGCTGGCGCCTCGACCGACCGTTGAAAACATTGGTGTCACCATGA